In Massilia forsythiae, one DNA window encodes the following:
- the maiA gene encoding maleylacetoacetate isomerase, producing the protein MKLYTYFRSSAAYRVRIALNLKELQYDAIPVHLLRDGGEQLQAQYTAINPSGLVPAFQDDYITLTQSMAILEYLDDEYPKVPLMPKDASGRARVRELAQIIACDIHPVNNLRVLRYLTDTLGLSEAVKTEWYRHWLTDGLEVLEKHLDRDPSAGPLCHGHTPTIADCCLVPQVYNAQRHGIDLAPYPNIRRINAACIEMPGFVAAHPANQPDAE; encoded by the coding sequence ATGAAGCTTTATACGTATTTCCGCAGCTCCGCCGCCTACCGGGTGCGCATTGCGCTGAACCTGAAGGAGCTGCAGTACGACGCGATTCCGGTGCACCTGCTGCGCGACGGCGGCGAACAGCTGCAGGCGCAGTACACCGCGATCAACCCGAGCGGCCTGGTGCCGGCGTTCCAGGACGACTACATCACGCTGACGCAGTCGATGGCGATCCTGGAATACCTGGACGACGAGTACCCGAAGGTGCCGTTGATGCCGAAAGATGCCAGCGGACGCGCGCGGGTGCGCGAGCTGGCCCAGATCATCGCCTGCGACATCCACCCGGTGAACAACCTGCGCGTGCTGCGCTACCTGACCGACACCCTCGGTTTGTCCGAAGCGGTGAAGACCGAGTGGTACCGCCACTGGCTGACGGACGGGCTGGAGGTGCTGGAAAAACACCTCGACCGCGACCCCAGCGCCGGCCCGCTGTGCCACGGCCACACCCCGACCATCGCCGATTGCTGCCTGGTGCCGCAGGTCTACAATGCCCAGCGCCACGGCATCGACCTGGCGCCGTACCCGAACATCCGGCGCATCAATGCCGCCTGCATCGAGATGCCCGGCTTCGTCGCGGCGCATCCGGCGAACCAGCCGGATGCGGAGTAA
- the iscR gene encoding Fe-S cluster assembly transcriptional regulator IscR: protein MRLTTKGRFAVTAMIDLALRQGNGPVTLSGISQRQAISLSYLEQLFGKLRRHEIVESVRGPGGGYSLARSAAKVTVADIIIAVDEPLDATQCGGKGNCHGADGAGGTQCMTHELWATLNAKMVDFLDSVTLQDLVDQQKQKDQNVVVMHRQAAVGQH, encoded by the coding sequence ATGCGTCTGACCACCAAAGGCCGTTTTGCTGTAACCGCGATGATCGACCTGGCACTGCGCCAGGGCAACGGTCCGGTCACGCTGTCCGGCATCAGCCAGCGCCAGGCGATTTCGCTGTCCTACCTGGAGCAGTTGTTCGGCAAGCTGCGCCGGCACGAGATCGTCGAGTCGGTGCGCGGCCCGGGGGGCGGCTACAGCCTGGCGCGCAGCGCCGCCAAGGTGACCGTCGCCGACATCATCATCGCCGTCGACGAGCCGCTCGACGCCACCCAGTGCGGCGGCAAGGGCAATTGCCACGGTGCCGACGGCGCGGGCGGCACGCAATGCATGACCCACGAGCTGTGGGCCACCCTGAATGCGAAGATGGTCGATTTCCTCGACTCCGTCACCTTGCAGGACCTGGTCGACCAGCAGAAGCAGAAGGACCAGAACGTGGTGGTGATGCACCGCCAGGCGGCCGTCGGACAGCACTGA
- a CDS encoding uracil-DNA glycosylase: protein MPDTTIPTAILDALKLADPSWHATLRQGLEAMMRATPDYLPALAVDDYLPTDGRLFAAFALPLERVRYVLVGEGPYPRAQSATGVCFMDGAVGELWSEAGLSKPVNRATSLRNFMKMLLVADGRLQADDTGGAALAPIARSAVQGDGSIRTLAALQDNLLGEGFLLLNASLVFRKHVAPVVDARAWVPFQQAVFAALSARAAKPTLVLWGKIAEQLKNVPESASFPHVQAEHPYNLSFIRHQGMQQLFGPMHLLRQR, encoded by the coding sequence ATGCCTGACACCACAATCCCTACCGCCATTCTCGACGCCCTGAAGCTGGCCGATCCTTCCTGGCACGCGACCCTGCGCCAGGGCCTGGAAGCGATGATGCGCGCCACGCCCGACTACCTGCCGGCGCTGGCGGTGGACGATTACCTGCCCACCGACGGTCGCCTGTTCGCCGCCTTCGCGCTGCCGCTGGAACGGGTGCGCTACGTGCTGGTGGGGGAGGGGCCGTATCCGCGTGCGCAAAGCGCGACCGGGGTCTGCTTCATGGACGGGGCGGTGGGGGAACTGTGGTCGGAAGCCGGCCTGTCGAAGCCGGTCAACCGCGCCACCTCGCTGCGCAATTTCATGAAGATGCTGCTGGTGGCCGACGGCCGCCTGCAGGCCGACGACACCGGCGGCGCCGCGCTGGCGCCGATCGCCAGGTCGGCCGTGCAGGGTGACGGCAGCATCCGCACCCTGGCCGCACTGCAGGACAACCTGCTGGGCGAAGGTTTCCTGCTGCTGAACGCGTCACTGGTGTTCCGCAAGCACGTGGCGCCGGTGGTCGACGCGCGCGCCTGGGTGCCGTTCCAGCAAGCCGTGTTCGCGGCCCTGTCCGCGCGCGCTGCCAAGCCGACCCTGGTCTTGTGGGGCAAGATCGCCGAGCAACTGAAAAACGTCCCCGAAAGCGCCAGCTTTCCCCACGTCCAGGCCGAGCATCCCTACAACCTCAGCTTCATCCGCCACCAGGGCATGCAGCAACTGTTCGGCCCGATGCACCTCCTGCGCCAGCGCTGA